In the Campylobacter sputorum subsp. sputorum genome, TGATAAAAAGAACTATAAAACATATAGAAGCTATGTTAAAACCTTTCTTTGTAAAAAGACTCATATCTGTTTTTGTTTGCTTTTTTTCTGAGGTAATTAATATGTTGTATTTTTTGTTTTGCAAATAAAATCCAAGCATTTGTTTGGAATTTGGATTTAAAAATTCAAATATCTCTGCGGTTTTTAATTCTTTTATAAAAACTATATCTTTTAAGCTTTTATCGCTTAATACAATAGGCGAGTTTTCCTTATCGAAAATTCCTATATTTAGCTTTGTTTGTGCTGATATATAATCTATAAATTCTTGATTTAAATTTAAGCTTTCGTGATTTAGAATTTTGGAAATATTTGTAATTTTTTGTTGCTGTGAAATTTCCGTAGTATCTTTTTGGGTCTTGTATGAAAAAAATGTATATGTTCCAAATGTGATAAGAAAAATGATGAAAAAATTAGCTAAAAAAAGATGATTTATTTTTAGCACAAAATATACCCCTCGCCGCGGATGGATTTGATATAATTTTTATTTTTATTCGGATCTATTTTTTCTCTTAGTCTTTTAATGGCTATATTTACTGTTTTATCGTTGGTATTTTCGCCATCCCATATAGTTTGAAGTAGGTAATCTCTGCTTAAAACTACATTTTTATTTTTGATAAGCTCTATTAGTAAATTTAGTTCAAGTTTGGTAAGCTCAATATGTTTATTTTCAATTAAAATTTCTCTACTTTGAGTATCTATGAAAATATCTCTATGCTCGTATATTTTGGAGTTTTTTGAAGTTCTTTTAAGAAGAGCTTTTATGCGGGCGATAAGTTCTTCTATATTAAAAGGTTTTGTTATGTAATCATCTCCACCAGCGTCAAATCCTTGTAATTTTTCATTATTGGTTGTTTTTGCACTAAGAAAGATAACTGGAATAGTGTAGTTTTTTGCTCTTAATTCCCTTACAAAATCACTTCCTTCTATACCTTTTAAATTTCTATCTACTATAAGAAGATCAACATTTTCTTCGTTTAAAAACTTTTCTACCTTTGTAGTATTTAAAAATCCTACTACTTCATAACCAGCTTTTTGAAGATTGTATTCTAATAAATCTATAATGTCTTCTTCATCATCAATTACTGCTATGAGTTGTTTCATAAGGCGCTCCTAAATTTATGTATTTTATCTAAAATATGTTTAATTATTCAATAAAGCTAAATTTAGTGCAAATTTAGTGCTTTTTTTATACAATGTTTTAAATTTAAATAAGGTAAATAAGTGGCGATAATCGACATTATAGACGGAAGTAAAAAATTTGGTTCAAAAGTTATTTTAGATGCGATAAATTTTAGTATAAATGATAAAGAAAGAATAGCAATAATAGGCAAAAATGGTGGCGGAAAATCCACTCTTATGAAAATATTGTGTTCTATTTACAGCCTTGATGATGGTAGAGTTATAACTCAAAATGGTATAAATATACAGATGTTTTCTCAAAACCCAACTTTTGATGAAAATATGAGCATAAAAGAAGTTTTAAAAAAAGAGTTAGATGAAATTTTTGAAGCTAGAAAAGAGTATGAAAAAACTTTACATCTGATATCAGAAAATCCAAATAATAAAGAATTTTTAGCAACCGCTGATATGCTTATGAAATTTATAGAAAGCAAAGATGGTTGGAATATAGAAAATAAAATTCAAAGAGTGCTTGAAAATTTTAAACTAAAAGAATTTGAAGATAGATCTATAATGAGCCTAAGTGGTGGCGAGATAAGGCGTGCTGCACTTGGCGCATTGATACTAAAAAAACCTGATGTAATGCTACTTGATGAACCTACAAATCATCTTGATGTTTATATGGTTAAATTTTTAGAAGATATGCTTCTTAACTCAAATCAAACTATAGTATTTATCTCTCATGATAGATATTTTATAGATAAGGTTGCAACTAGGGTTGTGGAGATAGAAGATGGTAAAATCACAAGTTTTAGTGGTGGATATAGTAATTATTTGATTAAAAAACAAGAAATACTTGAATCTTTAGCAAAAACTCATGAAACTCTTTTAAAACAGCTAAAAAGCGAAGAAGAGTGGTTAAGAAGAGGCGTAAAAGCAAGACTTAAAAGAAATGAAGGTAGAAAACAGCGTGTTTTTGCTATGAGAGAAGAGGCAAAGAAAAATCCTGGCATAATACGAAAGGTTAAACTTGAGCTTCAAAGAGCTACTCAAAATTTTAATCAAAGCTCTAGCCAAAACCGCAAAAAAATGCTTTTTGAATGCAAAAATATCTCAAAAACTCTTGGCGGAAAAAACCTTATAGATGATTTTAGTACTAGAGTTTTACAAGGTGAGAGAATAGGCATAGTTGGTAGAAATGGAAGCGGTAAAAGCACACTTTTAAAGCTACTTTTAGGAGAACTTGAACTAGATAGCGGAGAGATAAAAAGAGGAGATATAAATATAGGATATTTTGATCAAACAAGGCGAAATATAGATGAAGATAAAAGTTTGATAGAAAATTTTTGCCCAAATGGTGGCGATCACATAATGGTAAAGGGTCATTTTATGCATGTTTTTGGGTATCTTAAAAATTTTTTGTTTCCTAAAGAATTTTTAGATCAGCCAGTTAGTACATTAAGTGGTGGAGAAAAAAACCGCTTAGCACTGGCTAAACTTTTCACAAAAGAATACGAATGTTTAATCCTTGATGAGCCTACAAACGATCTTGATATTGCTACCATAAATATACTTGAAGATTATTTGCTAAATTTTACAGGTGCAGTTATAATAGTAAGTCATGATAGATATTTTGTAGATAAGTTATCAACTAAACTTTGGGTTTTTGAAGATGGCACTATAAATCAAACTCATATGGCTTATAGTGAGTATTTAGAATATGAAGATGAGTTAAAAGAGATAGATGAGATTTCATCAAATTTACAAAATGAAGAGGTAAAACAAAAGCAAAAATCAAACGCAGTAAAACTTAGTTATAAGCAAAATAAAATTTTAGAAGAACATCCTGCTTTGATAGAAAATATAGAAAACAAGATAAAAGAGCTAAATCATGCACTATCTACGCCTCAAATTTATCAAGAAATAGGGCTTGAAAAACTATATAATGAGCTTGAATATTATAAAAAACAGCTTGAAAAGCTAGAAAATGAGTATTTTGAAGTTTTAGAGTTTAAGGAAAATTTATCTTGAAAAAATTACGAATTTGCATAATTCAAACTGATATAATTATGGGTAAAAGCGATAAAAATTATCATAATATAGTTAATAAAATGCAAGATGCAATGAATGTCAAACCAGATGTCATAGTTTTGCCTGAAACGCTAAATTTGGGCTTTTTTCCAAAAGAAAATTTATATAATCTTGCTGATAAAAATGGCGAAAAATCAAAAGAAATTTTTGGAGAATTTGCTAAAAAATATAGCGTAAATATCGTAGCTGGAAGTGTTATAAATTTAAAAAATAACAAAATTTACAATACAAATTATAGCTTTGATAGAAATGGAAATGTTATAAACGAGTATGACAAAATACACCTTTTTACTCCATCAAAAGAGCATAATTACTTTGAAAATGGCGATAAAATAAGTTATTTTTACATAGATGGCATTAAATGTAGTTGTTTTATATGTTATGATTTGAGATTTCCGGAGATATTTAGAATAGCTGCTTTAAATGGCGTTAGTATCGTTTTTTTACCAGCCCAGTGGCCACTTAGCAGGAAAAATCATTTGCAAACATTGATAAAAGCAAGAGCGATAGAAAATCAAATTTTTATATGTTCATCTTGTGCTTGTGGGGGAGTATATGGAGGTATTTTAAGCGGACACTCAATGCTTGTAAATCCGCTTGGCGAGGAACTTATGAGTTTTGATGAAAAAGAAAATATACAAAGTTGCGATATAAATTTAGATGAAATTTTAGCAACAAAAGAAAAAATGAATATATTAAATGATATTAAATTTAAAATCTACGACAGCTTTTTGCCATAGATTTTAAATTTTTAAGTTATTTTTCTACAGCTTCTACTTCTACTTGAATTTTTACTTCATCGCCAAGCATTACTGATTTTTCGCCAACTCCAAATTCTGTTCTATCTATCTTGCCTTCTAAAGAAAAGCCTATTTTGTTTTTACCATTTGAATCTTTTGTGATACCGCCAAACTCATAGTCCAAAGTTACAGGTTTTGTTATATTTTTTATAGTCAAATCGCCTTTTATTTTTCCCTCGTCGCTTCCATCTGCTATAAATTCTTTCATAACAAATTTCATATCAGGAAATTTGTTAGCATCAAAGTATTCAGCACTTCTTAAATGATCATCTCTTTTTTGTGTACCTGTGTCTATAGATGTTATTTTTATAACTGCATCCATTTTAAGTGGTTGTTTTTTTGATTCATCAAAATCAATTAACGCATTAAAATCAGTAAAATCGCCTTTTACATTTGAAATTTGCATATGTTTGATTTTAAAACCAACAGATGTGTGTGCATTATCTAGGCTGTATTGAGCAGCAAATAATGCAGAGCTTGCAAAGAAAGCTGTTGTAATAAAAGCTAGGAGCATTTTTTTCATTTTTTATCCTTTATTAATAAATTTTATTAATCATATATAATTATTATAAACAAAAATTAATTTTTATATCAATAATCTATAATTTTATTACAAATTCAAATAAATTTATATAGAATGCATATAAAAAAGGATTTTTATGAAAGTAGCAATTATCATGTATGATAAGATGAGTTTACTCTCTTTTTCTCAAATTTATGAGTTTTTTAAGAGAACAGATATAGCTTCTTTGAGTGTTGATTGTTGTGCTTTAAAATATGAGATAATAGACGAGTTTGGATTAAAAATATTGCCAGATATCCACTCTGAGTCTCTTGATGGATATGATATAGTTGCCGTTCCTAGTGGTATTGGTGCTATGTCTTTAAGATATGATGATATTTTTTTATCATGGATAAGAAGTGCTAGAAAAGCTAATTTGAAAATTTCTTGTGATAT is a window encoding:
- a CDS encoding YceI family protein encodes the protein MKKMLLAFITTAFFASSALFAAQYSLDNAHTSVGFKIKHMQISNVKGDFTDFNALIDFDESKKQPLKMDAVIKITSIDTGTQKRDDHLRSAEYFDANKFPDMKFVMKEFIADGSDEGKIKGDLTIKNITKPVTLDYEFGGITKDSNGKNKIGFSLEGKIDRTEFGVGEKSVMLGDEVKIQVEVEAVEK
- a CDS encoding response regulator transcription factor; translated protein: MKQLIAVIDDEEDIIDLLEYNLQKAGYEVVGFLNTTKVEKFLNEENVDLLIVDRNLKGIEGSDFVRELRAKNYTIPVIFLSAKTTNNEKLQGFDAGGDDYITKPFNIEELIARIKALLKRTSKNSKIYEHRDIFIDTQSREILIENKHIELTKLELNLLIELIKNKNVVLSRDYLLQTIWDGENTNDKTVNIAIKRLREKIDPNKNKNYIKSIRGEGYILC
- a CDS encoding carbon-nitrogen family hydrolase — its product is MKKLRICIIQTDIIMGKSDKNYHNIVNKMQDAMNVKPDVIVLPETLNLGFFPKENLYNLADKNGEKSKEIFGEFAKKYSVNIVAGSVINLKNNKIYNTNYSFDRNGNVINEYDKIHLFTPSKEHNYFENGDKISYFYIDGIKCSCFICYDLRFPEIFRIAALNGVSIVFLPAQWPLSRKNHLQTLIKARAIENQIFICSSCACGGVYGGILSGHSMLVNPLGEELMSFDEKENIQSCDINLDEILATKEKMNILNDIKFKIYDSFLP
- a CDS encoding ABC-F family ATP-binding cassette domain-containing protein, which codes for MAIIDIIDGSKKFGSKVILDAINFSINDKERIAIIGKNGGGKSTLMKILCSIYSLDDGRVITQNGINIQMFSQNPTFDENMSIKEVLKKELDEIFEARKEYEKTLHLISENPNNKEFLATADMLMKFIESKDGWNIENKIQRVLENFKLKEFEDRSIMSLSGGEIRRAALGALILKKPDVMLLDEPTNHLDVYMVKFLEDMLLNSNQTIVFISHDRYFIDKVATRVVEIEDGKITSFSGGYSNYLIKKQEILESLAKTHETLLKQLKSEEEWLRRGVKARLKRNEGRKQRVFAMREEAKKNPGIIRKVKLELQRATQNFNQSSSQNRKKMLFECKNISKTLGGKNLIDDFSTRVLQGERIGIVGRNGSGKSTLLKLLLGELELDSGEIKRGDINIGYFDQTRRNIDEDKSLIENFCPNGGDHIMVKGHFMHVFGYLKNFLFPKEFLDQPVSTLSGGEKNRLALAKLFTKEYECLILDEPTNDLDIATINILEDYLLNFTGAVIIVSHDRYFVDKLSTKLWVFEDGTINQTHMAYSEYLEYEDELKEIDEISSNLQNEEVKQKQKSNAVKLSYKQNKILEEHPALIENIENKIKELNHALSTPQIYQEIGLEKLYNELEYYKKQLEKLENEYFEVLEFKENLS